The genomic region CACGACGAAGGTGACGAGGCCGGCGATGGACACGTCGGTGAAGAAGTGGCCGCCGAAGGCCATGCGCAGCCCGCTGGTCACGGCGCCGAACACCACGGCGGCAGCATAAGCGAGCGGCCGCCACGCCGGCGGCGCCAGCGCGGCCGGCGCCAGCGTCCAGAATGCCGTCGCCCCTTCGCCGGAGAAGAACGAGCAATTGCGCCCGCAGCCGCCGCGCGGATCCCACCACGGCACGAATTGCTGATCGCCGGCAAACTCGGTCACCACCACCGGACGCGGACGGCCCCAATAATTCTTGAACGTCAGGTTGGTCAAAATGCCGGCCGACATGGTCATCGTCACCAGCAGGAAGATGACCGTACGCCCCGGCACCATCAGCGGCCGGTCGGGCCGGATCATCTTGACCACGAGCGCGACGATCGAGGGAAGGGCAAAGGCCCAGGCGATCCACATCGCCGCATCGCGCGCAAAGCCGGCCCACAAGTTCAGCTTGAGCGGAAACGTCTTGGTCGCGGGATCGAAGAACAGCGAAGCGAGCTTGAGGTCGAGCTCGGGATAGAGGCCGAAGACGACGCCGATCACGAGCCACAGCGCCAGGGCGATGAAGAGTCCAGTCCGGTTCATGGCGCGCGGTTTAGCGGAGTGGGAAGAGGATGGAAACCCCGCAGAAAGTGCCCATCCTCCCCTGGAGGGGAAGATCGATCGCGCGAAGCGCGAGCGAGGTGGGGTGACGCCACACAAATGGTCTCTCGTTCGTCTCTAAACTCCAGTCCTGGACACCGCCATCGAGGATAGTCTGTCACCCCACCCCGGATCGCATCGATGATGCGATCCGACCCTCCCCCTCCAGGGGAGGGTAAGAAACTCACCGCGCATCCGGCCTTGAATTCGATGGCAGCGGCGGCGGTGGTTTCCGTGGGGGCGGCGGGATGCGCCAGGCGCCGGCGTTGCGGCCGGCGATCAGCCAGTAGACCACGCCGGCAACGATGCCCGCGCCGGTCATGATTTCCAGGTGACGCCGTACGATACCCTCGAACTGTAACGTGTCGGAATGGAACGGAACGAGGCCGAGATAGCAGGCGAGCCCGACCAGGCCGCCGCCGACGGCGTAGGCGAGCGCGCTGCGGATGTAGAGCGCTTCGGTGATCGCGACGATCACCGCCGCCGGCACCAGGGCAAAACCCGAGACGAAGATGAAGCCGAAGCCAAGCAGGATGTCGATCGTGCCCTGATCGACCGGACCGGCGCCGAGATCGGCGAATTCCGGAAACAGCAGCGCGACGACGATGATCATGCCGCCGACGACACAGGCGGCGAGAAAGCCGACGAAGATGACGATCAGGCGGCCGATCAGGGACATGACGAAGAAGTCCCGATTATCGTCATTGCGAGCGAAGCGAAGCAATCCAGAAATGCATCCGCGGAGGCAGTCTGGATTGCTTTGTCGCTACGCTCCTCGCAATGACTAGGATGCGAGAGCGCCGACATAGCAAAAGCTAATCCGTCATCGCCATGGCGCGCAGCGCCTGGCGCTCGCGCGCCGAGAGCTTTTCGGTCTCCGACTTGAGCTGGCCGCAGGCGGCGAGGATATCACGGCCGCGCGGGGTGCGCACCGGCGAGGAATAGCCGGCGTTGAAGATGTATTCGGAGAATTTTTCGATCTGGTCCCAATCCGAGCATTCATAGGCGGTGCCGGGCCAGGGATTGAACGGAATCAGATTGATCTTGGCCGGGATGCCCTTGAGCAGCTTCACCAGCAGCTTGGCATCGTCGAGCGAATCGTTGACGCCCTTGAGCATTACATATTCGAAGGTGATGCGGCGCGCGTTCGAGGCGCCGGGATAGTCGCGGCAGGCCTGCAGCAGCTCCTTGATCGGATGTTTGCGGTTGAGCGGCACCAGTTCGTTGCGCAGCTCGTCGCGCACCGCATGCAGCGAGATCGCGAGCATGACGCCGATCTCCTCGCCGGCGCGCACGATGTTCGGCACCACGCCCGAGGTCGACAGCGTGATGCGGCGGCGCGAGATGCCGATGCCTTCGTTGTCGCCGACGATCAAGAGCGCATCGCGCACCGCGTCGAAATTGTAGAGCGGCTCGCCCATGCCCATCATCACGATGTTGGTGACGCGGCGCGTGCCGTCCTCGCGATCGGCCCAGTCATTCAAACGGTCCCGCGCGACCATCACCTGGCCTACGATCTCGCCGGCGGTGAGGTTGCGCACCAGGCGCTGGGTGCCGGTGTGGCAGAAGGCGCAGTTCAGGGTGCAGCCGACCTGGGAGGAGACGCAGAGCGTGCCGCGGTCGGTCTCGGGGATGTAGACGCACTCGACTTCATGCGCCTTCTGAACATTGTCGCCGCTCGGCAGGCGCAACAGCCATTTGCGGGTGCCGTCGTTGGAGATCTGCTCGGCGACGACCTCGGGCCGGTCGACGGTGAAATGCTGCGCGAGCTCGGCGCGGATGCCCTTCGAGATCGAGCTCATCTCATCGAAGCTCTGGGCGCCGCGGAAATAGATCCAGTGCCACAGCTGCTGCACCCGCATCTTGCGCTGCGCCGGAGCGACGCCGATCTCGCCGAGGCGATCGGCAAGCTCGGCGCGCGACAGGCCGATCAGCGACGGCTTGGCCGGCGGCACATAGGTTTCGAGCGGGGTCTTCTCCACCAGGATGGCGTTGTGCGGCTCGGTCGTCGGTTGCATTGAATGGACCTGATTACGTGGTCGTTCCGGGGCGATGCGGAGCATCGAACCCGGAACCTCGAGATTCCGGGCTTCGGACCATCCCGGAATGACGGAAGAAAAACTTGGAACGGCCCCTATATAGCAACCGGAACCGCCGATTGCGACCTTATCGCCCGCAGTCTTAGCGCCTGCAGTCTTACCGCCTACAGTCCTGCGCGATCTTGTCGAGCGCCTGGGCGAGGCCCTTCAGCGAAAACGTGTCGGTCGTCTCGGTGCCCTTGGCCGAGACACCCTTGACGACGAGATCGGCGGATTTGCGCATGGCTTCGACCATCCGCTCCTCCTCGGCCGCGTTCTTGATCCAGAGCCCGTCGCCCTGCGTGTACATGGCGAAGGAGGCGCCGCCGACCTCGACGGTCGATTCCGAGCCAGGCTTCAGCGCATAGCCGATCATGACCGAGACTTCGTTGTTGACCTTCTCCGCCGGCCGGGTCGAGACGAAGGCATAGGCGGGATCGCGCGGCCGGTTCGGCGGGTTGGTTTTCGACGACGACGGCTTGGCCAGCGCGAAGCAGACCTTCTTGCCGTTCGGCGTCGCCGAATAGGCGCCCCAGGTGCCGAACTGCCCGATCAGGGTCGGCTCCGCGCCACCCGCAACTGCCGCAGCCGGGGCAGCCGGCTTGCTCTCGGGCTTCGGGGCCGCCTTTGCGTTGGTGTTGGCCGGCGGCGCGGCCGGCTTGGGTGTCGCCTCTTTTGGAGCAGAACCGGACTTGGGCGCCGGTTGCGCCGTCTGCGCCCGCGCAGAAACGACGATTCCCCCGGCTGCCACGCCAGTCATCAAAGCTAAAATCAGCACCCGCCACATGCTGGAGTGGTTCCCTCAATATTGTGACTGGAAGATGGCCCGAGCGCGCTTTGTCCCCGGGCAGGGATAGCCGGGAAAGTCCAATTTGGGAAGGCAGTTAGCGGTATCCGCGGCGGCTACGCCTTGGATCGGGCGGCGCGTTGCGCGGCCCATTGCGCCTCGGTCCAGCCGAGCAAATCCTCGGCGCCGGAACGGCGCAGATGCGCGCCGCCGTCGATCACCACCATCTCGTCATTGATGTAGGCGGCGCGGTCCGAGACCAGGAAGCTGGCGAGATCGGCGAGCTCGCTGTGCTCGCCGGTGCGCCGATCGCGGTGACCTTGCCGCCCGTCTCGTCGCGCATCTCGCGCGCCGTTGCCTCGAGGCGGTCGAGCTTGCGGCCGCAGATCACGAGCTCGGCGCTGAGCGCCAGGAAACGGCGTCCCATCGCAGCGCCAAGGCCCGAGCCGCCGCCGGTGACGAGGATGCGCTTGTTCTCGAGCAGGCTTGTTTCAAACATCGTTTGAATCCTTTCTCCGCGGATTTCGTCATTGCGAGCCAGCGGGTCCGCGCGAAGCGCGGCCCGATGACAGGCTCCGCGAAGCAATCCAGGCTATTTCCGTAGGACGGATTCTGGATTGCTTCGCTGCGCTCGCAATGACGGGAGGATAGGTCTGTGCATCGCTTTGGGCAAAGAATCCGGATTGTCGCCACTGCTTAAATCCGGCAGAAACGGTCAAACTATAATTCCACCCGAAACGCCCTCAAGGTACCGCCATGAAAGCCATCCTCTGCTCGCAATATTGCCAGCCCGACGACCTCGTTCTGACTGAGGTGCCGGATCCGGTGGCAGGGCCCGGCGAAGCCGTGATCGCGATCAAGGCGGCGGCGCTGAACTTCTTCGACATCCTGATGATCCAGGGCAAGTACCAGATCAAGCCGCCATTCCCGTTCTCGCCGGCGGCAGAAGTTGCCGGCGTGATCGAGAGCATCGGTCCCGGCGTCACGGACCTCAAGGTCGGCGATCGCGTCGTCGCCTCCTGCGGACACAATGGCGCGCGCGAGAAGATCGCGCTGCCGGCGGCCTCGATCGTGAAGATTCCCGACAACCTCGACTACGACCGCGCGGCCGGCATCATCATCATCTACGGCACTGCGCTGCATGCGCTGGAGGATCGCGCCAGCCCCAAGCCGGGCGAGACGCTCGCGGTGCTGGGCGCGGCCGGCGGCACGGGCCTTGCGGCTTGCGAGCTCGGCAAGCTGATGGGGTTGAAGGTGATCGCCTGTGCTTCGTCGGACGAGAAGCTCGAATTCGCCAAGGCGCATGGCGCCGAGCTGACGCTGAACTATGCCAAGGAAGACTTGAAGGAAGGCCTGCGCAAGCTCACCGGCGGCAAGGGTGTCGACATCATCTTCGATCCGGTTGGTGGTGCTTACGCCGAACAGGCGCTGCGCTCGATCGCATGGGAAGGCCGCTTCCTCGTGATCGGCTTTGCGGCCGGCGACATTCCCAAGATGCCGCTGAACCTCGCGCTGCTGAAGGGCTGCGACATCCGCGGCGTGTTCTGGGGCGCCTGGACGCGGCTCAACCCGGCGAAAAATCGCGCCAATCTCGAGAAGCTGGTGAAGTGGACCGCGGAAGGCAAGATCTCATCGCATGTCGACCGCACCTTCCCGCTGGCCC from Bradyrhizobium sp. CB1015 harbors:
- a CDS encoding phosphatase PAP2 family protein, with protein sequence MNRTGLFIALALWLVIGVVFGLYPELDLKLASLFFDPATKTFPLKLNLWAGFARDAAMWIAWAFALPSIVALVVKMIRPDRPLMVPGRTVIFLLVTMTMSAGILTNLTFKNYWGRPRPVVVTEFAGDQQFVPWWDPRGGCGRNCSFFSGEGATAFWTLAPAALAPPAWRPLAYAAAVVFGAVTSGLRMAFGGHFFTDVSIAGLVTFVVIWFAYALIYRWPRTRFSDEAVDAALTRLNMPAYRLRQRLFGRKTGPEPSV
- a CDS encoding invasion associated locus B family protein, with translation MWRVLILALMTGVAAGGIVVSARAQTAQPAPKSGSAPKEATPKPAAPPANTNAKAAPKPESKPAAPAAAVAGGAEPTLIGQFGTWGAYSATPNGKKVCFALAKPSSSKTNPPNRPRDPAYAFVSTRPAEKVNNEVSVMIGYALKPGSESTVEVGGASFAMYTQGDGLWIKNAAEEERMVEAMRKSADLVVKGVSAKGTETTDTFSLKGLAQALDKIAQDCRR
- a CDS encoding NADPH:quinone oxidoreductase family protein gives rise to the protein MKAILCSQYCQPDDLVLTEVPDPVAGPGEAVIAIKAAALNFFDILMIQGKYQIKPPFPFSPAAEVAGVIESIGPGVTDLKVGDRVVASCGHNGAREKIALPAASIVKIPDNLDYDRAAGIIIIYGTALHALEDRASPKPGETLAVLGAAGGTGLAACELGKLMGLKVIACASSDEKLEFAKAHGAELTLNYAKEDLKEGLRKLTGGKGVDIIFDPVGGAYAEQALRSIAWEGRFLVIGFAAGDIPKMPLNLALLKGCDIRGVFWGAWTRLNPAKNRANLEKLVKWTAEGKISSHVDRTFPLAQTADALKVLAGRQAMGKVILHP
- the rlmN gene encoding 23S rRNA (adenine(2503)-C(2))-methyltransferase RlmN, with protein sequence MQPTTEPHNAILVEKTPLETYVPPAKPSLIGLSRAELADRLGEIGVAPAQRKMRVQQLWHWIYFRGAQSFDEMSSISKGIRAELAQHFTVDRPEVVAEQISNDGTRKWLLRLPSGDNVQKAHEVECVYIPETDRGTLCVSSQVGCTLNCAFCHTGTQRLVRNLTAGEIVGQVMVARDRLNDWADREDGTRRVTNIVMMGMGEPLYNFDAVRDALLIVGDNEGIGISRRRITLSTSGVVPNIVRAGEEIGVMLAISLHAVRDELRNELVPLNRKHPIKELLQACRDYPGASNARRITFEYVMLKGVNDSLDDAKLLVKLLKGIPAKINLIPFNPWPGTAYECSDWDQIEKFSEYIFNAGYSSPVRTPRGRDILAACGQLKSETEKLSARERQALRAMAMTD